One genomic region from Daphnia magna isolate NIES linkage group LG10, ASM2063170v1.1, whole genome shotgun sequence encodes:
- the LOC116932882 gene encoding uncharacterized protein LOC116932882 isoform X4, producing MSGRDHIAIPTQRLKYTLHEFDVDDLAVKTFSAGTAALQVNLGKGLLGSSFDLHTIQDPEEKEVARRRFDCRKHLLNMRARNAEMADPESNGRTVMQQEDLQEWLDNLHLKLKQACSGVSTPSPATAPASSSQRPSRPSRRSVASIAVAATAQSKKGFNLPTPLLLSTLSPPPMSTLAPPPSPVSTSSGDPSIIHKFKAASGAVSHQHIVRPRSINGLADQGAAALTDGQYIERLQLALQQASVSSLQERLAERKVQSVMQLPSTSGSVRPKTTSHVKSPTKTRRHISPSKVSHRPKHQQHIIRPAKLKSTSSSLPASSPVPAAQSVPPLSTKSGKNGGGKGKTGRSSHRRADDVSSDSVALSNSISPSSDVMTTSRGHHIPRLSDIAGLPSRTETDKSTASRSFITGDFFNCGQTVDDIYQAAEHLILPPARRDVYLSSDQPSAVQYETGPLIQRQGSLAEDVEEIPIVEDFWGAVPDY from the exons ATGAGTGGTCGTGATCATATTGCCATCCCGACTCAGCGATTGAAATACACATTGCACGAGTTTGACG TTGACGACTTGGCAGTCAAGACATTCAGCGCTGGAACAGCTGCCCTGCAAGTCAATTTGGGGAAAGGTCTACTCGGCTCGTCATTTGATTTGCACACGATACAAGATCCAGAGGAAAAGGAAGTGGCCCGACGTCGCTTCGACTGCCGCAAACATTTGCTCAACATGAGAGCGCGTAATGCCGAAATGGCGGACCCGGAATCGAACGGAAGGACCGTCATGCAGCAGGAAGATTTACAG GAATGGCTGGATAACCtccatttgaaattgaaacaaGCTTGTTCCGGCGTTTCCACGCCGAGTCCAGCCACGGCTCCGGCCAGTTCGAGCCAAAGGCCGAGCCGTCCGTCTCGACGATCGGTCGCATCCATCGCTGTGGCCGCCACTGCCCAATCGAAAAAGGGATTCAATCTGCCTACTCCCCTTCTGCTTTCAACGCTTTCACCTCCCCCGATGTCCACTCTTGCGCCGCCTCCTTCTCCCGTGTCCACCAGCAGCGGCGATCCGTCCATCATCCA taAATTTAAAGCGGCCAGTGGAGCTGTTAGTCACCAGCACATCGTCCGGCCGCGTTCCATCAACGGATTGGCTGACCAGGGAGCGGCGGCTCTGACCGACGGCCAATACATAGAACGATTACAACTGGCGCTGCAGCAAGCGTCCGTCTCGTCGCTTCAGGAAAGGCTGGCCGAGCGTAAAGTCCAGTCTGTCATGCAACTGCCG TCAACTAGCGGCTCTGTCCGGCCGAAAACGACGTCTCATGTCAAATCACCAACCAAAACGAGGCGACACATTTCGCCGAGCAAAGTGTCTCATCGGCCGAAACATCAGCAGCACATCATAAGGCCGGCCAAATTGAAGAGCACATCGTCCAGCTTACCGGCGAGTAGTCCCGTTCCGGCCGCGCAATCCGTGCCTCCGCTTTCAACGAAATCCGGCAAAAATGGCGGTGGTAAAGGGAAAACGGGCCGTTCCAGTCACCGTCGAGCAGACGACGTATCGTCCGACAGCGTCGCTTTATCCAATTCAATATCGCCGTCTTCCGATGTGATGACCACGTCGCGAGGTCATCACATTCCGAGACTATCCGACATTGCCGGACTTCCTTCGCGGACTGAAACGGACAAATCGACGGCTAGTCGATCCTTCATTACCGGCGACTTCTTCAACTGCGGACAG ACAGTGGACGATATTTACCAAGCGGCTGAACATTTGATTTTACCGCCTGCCCGTCGCGATGTTTATTTATCCTCAGACCAGCCGTCTGCCGTCCAGTACGAGACTGGACCGCTGATTCAAAGACAAGGATCGTTGGCCGAGGATGTAGAAGAAATCCCGATCGTCGAAGACTTTTGGGGCGCAGTGCCTGACTACTGA
- the LOC116932879 gene encoding endoplasmic reticulum mannosyl-oligosaccharide 1,2-alpha-mannosidase codes for MGTSTPNWGFTSVPVPPDFPYPATVPGTEHNQRKRLWRRWNQLSRFQRNTCLLFMALLITLSILFVLPNLPPSASLPSPSRNEALEGSETVQGIKPSLEYEREPEGPPKPITLSKPVQENFRPLTKEEEENRVGENEKNSVNLPRNGIDLFSKKNQKIVFTGPTNHRQRAVVDAFSHAWKGYKTYAWGHDHLRPISQTYNDWFHLGLTIIDSLDTMYIMGLNEDFNEARSWVKDSLQFNGNRDINLFETTIRVLGGLLSTYHLSGDKLFLDKALELGLLLLPSFKTSSGVPYSDVNLGTKKAHPPKWNADSTTSEVTTIQLEFRDLSRCTGDPTFEELSFRVSKFIHKLPKTEGLVPIFINPNTGQFRKSTITLGARGDSYYEYLLKQWIQTGRTIDFLRDDYNASISGVKNLLVRHSKPNNLLYVGELINGNDFKAKMDHLLCFLPGTLALGVHYGMPPDHLRLAEDLLYTCYQTYAAQPTHLAPEITYFNEEEDGDSDMIVKPADSHNLLRPETVESLWYMYHLTGNTTYQDWGWKIFQAFEKFARVEHGYSSLGNVKSIADTKLRDMMESFFLGETLKYFYLLFSDDQKTLSVDRYVLNSEAHFFPIHTSR; via the exons ATGGGGACTTCTACTCCTAATTGGGGATTCACATCTGTCCCTGTGCCACCAGATTTTCCGTATCCAGCCACTGTTCCAGGGACTGAACACAACCAGAGAAAACGTCTATGGCGT AGATGGAATCAACTGTCCAGGTTCCAACGTAATACTTGTCTGCTCTTCATGGCCCTGCTGATCACTCTCTCCATATTATTTGTCTTGCCAAATCTTCCGCCAAGCGCAAGTTTGCCTTCCCCATCCAGAAATGAAGCATTAGAAGGAAGTGAAACTGTGCAGGGAATAAAACCCAGTCTTGAATATGAGAGAGAACCTGAAGGTCCTCCTAAACCAATCACATTATCAAAACCAGTACAAGAGAATTTTCGACCCCTCACaaaggaagaggaagaaaatcGTGttggagaaaatgaaaaaaattcagtGAATTTGCCAAGAAATGGAATTGATCTTTTCAGCAAGAAGAACCAAAAGATTGTTTTTACCGGCCCAACGAATCATCGTCAGAGAGCGGTTGTAGATGCTTTTAGTCACGCCTGGAAGGGTTACAAAACCTATGCCTGGGGGCACGATCATTTACGGCCAATAAGCCAGACGTACAACGATTGGTTTCATCTTGGATTGACAATCATAGACTCTCTAGATACCATGTATATCATGGGTTTGAATGAAG ATTTCAACGAAGCCCGAAGTTGGGTTAAGGACTCTTTACAATTTAATGGAAATCGGGATATTAATTTATTTGAAACTACCATAAGAGTATTGGGAGGATTGCTGAGCACTTATCATTTGTCCGGCGATAAATTGTTTCTAGACAAAGCG ttGGAACTAGGCTTACTTCTTTTACCGAGCTTTAAAACGTCTTCAGGAGTGCCATATTCAGATGTCAATCTTGGCACTAAGAAGGCCCATCCTCCCAAATGGAACGCCGATTCAACCACGTCCGAGGTGACGACAATTCAGCTTGAATTTCGTGATCTAAGCCGTTGTACCGGCGATCCTACCTTTGAG GAACTCTCGTTCAGGGTGTCCAAATTTATCCACAAGTTGCCAAAAACGGAAGGGCTAGTTCCCATTTTTATCAATCCTAACACGGGCCAATTTCGCAAGTCGACCATTACGCTAGGAGCACGGGGGGACTCGTACTACGAGTATCTACTCAAGCAGTGGATTCAGACGGGCAGGACGATCGATTT TTTACGAGATGACTACAACGCATCCATCAGCGGCGTCAAAAACCTTCTCGTGCGCCATTCCAAACCGAATAATTTACTTTACGTCGGCGAACTTATTAACGGAAATGACTTTAAAGCCAAAATG GATCATTTATTATGTTTCCTACCGGGTACATTGGCCCTGGGTGTACATTACGGCATGCCACCGGACCATTTGCGCCTAGCCGAGGACCTTCTCTACACGTGTTACCAAACGTACGCAGCTCAGCCCACTCATCTGGCACCGGAAATCACTTATTTTAACGAA GAGGAGGACGGAGATAGTGACATGATAGTCAAACCAGCCGATTCGCACAATCTCCTGCGACCAGAAACGGTAGAGAGTCTGTGGTACATGTACCATTTGACGGGCAACACCACCTATCAGGATTGGGGCTGGAAAATATTTCAG GCTTTTGAAAAATTCGCCCGCGTGGAACACGGTTACAGCTCACTGGGCAATGTGAAGAGCATTGCGGATACCAAGTTGCGAGACATGATGGAGTCATTCTTCCTAGGAGAGAcgttaaaatatttttacctgCTCTTCAGCGACGATCAGAAAACGCTAAGCGTCGACCGCTATGTTCTCAACTCGGAGGCTCATTTCTTTCCCATTCACACATCACGATGA
- the LOC116932882 gene encoding uncharacterized protein LOC116932882 isoform X2: MAGTAEIHPAVALDLPTWGHVAAQESGQSTMIRIKIDDLAVKTFSAGTAALQVNLGKGLLGSSFDLHTIQDPEEKEVARRRFDCRKHLLNMRARNAEMADPESNGRTVMQQEDLQEWLDNLHLKLKQACSGVSTPSPATAPASSSQRPSRPSRRSVASIAVAATAQSKKGFNLPTPLLLSTLSPPPMSTLAPPPSPVSTSSGDPSIIHKFKAASGAVSHQHIVRPRSINGLADQGAAALTDGQYIERLQLALQQASVSSLQERLAERKVQSVMQLPSTSGSVRPKTTSHVKSPTKTRRHISPSKVSHRPKHQQHIIRPAKLKSTSSSLPASSPVPAAQSVPPLSTKSGKNGGGKGKTGRSSHRRADDVSSDSVALSNSISPSSDVMTTSRGHHIPRLSDIAGLPSRTETDKSTASRSFITGDFFNCGQTVDDIYQAAEHLILPPARRDVYLSSDQPSAVQYETGPLIQRQGSLAEDVEEIPIVEDFWGAVPDY; this comes from the exons ATGGCTGGAACAGCCGAAATTCATCCGGCAGTTGCGCTCGACCTTCCGACGTGGGGACATGTTGCAGCCCAGGAGTCAGGGCAATCGACCATGATTAGGATAAAGA TTGACGACTTGGCAGTCAAGACATTCAGCGCTGGAACAGCTGCCCTGCAAGTCAATTTGGGGAAAGGTCTACTCGGCTCGTCATTTGATTTGCACACGATACAAGATCCAGAGGAAAAGGAAGTGGCCCGACGTCGCTTCGACTGCCGCAAACATTTGCTCAACATGAGAGCGCGTAATGCCGAAATGGCGGACCCGGAATCGAACGGAAGGACCGTCATGCAGCAGGAAGATTTACAG GAATGGCTGGATAACCtccatttgaaattgaaacaaGCTTGTTCCGGCGTTTCCACGCCGAGTCCAGCCACGGCTCCGGCCAGTTCGAGCCAAAGGCCGAGCCGTCCGTCTCGACGATCGGTCGCATCCATCGCTGTGGCCGCCACTGCCCAATCGAAAAAGGGATTCAATCTGCCTACTCCCCTTCTGCTTTCAACGCTTTCACCTCCCCCGATGTCCACTCTTGCGCCGCCTCCTTCTCCCGTGTCCACCAGCAGCGGCGATCCGTCCATCATCCA taAATTTAAAGCGGCCAGTGGAGCTGTTAGTCACCAGCACATCGTCCGGCCGCGTTCCATCAACGGATTGGCTGACCAGGGAGCGGCGGCTCTGACCGACGGCCAATACATAGAACGATTACAACTGGCGCTGCAGCAAGCGTCCGTCTCGTCGCTTCAGGAAAGGCTGGCCGAGCGTAAAGTCCAGTCTGTCATGCAACTGCCG TCAACTAGCGGCTCTGTCCGGCCGAAAACGACGTCTCATGTCAAATCACCAACCAAAACGAGGCGACACATTTCGCCGAGCAAAGTGTCTCATCGGCCGAAACATCAGCAGCACATCATAAGGCCGGCCAAATTGAAGAGCACATCGTCCAGCTTACCGGCGAGTAGTCCCGTTCCGGCCGCGCAATCCGTGCCTCCGCTTTCAACGAAATCCGGCAAAAATGGCGGTGGTAAAGGGAAAACGGGCCGTTCCAGTCACCGTCGAGCAGACGACGTATCGTCCGACAGCGTCGCTTTATCCAATTCAATATCGCCGTCTTCCGATGTGATGACCACGTCGCGAGGTCATCACATTCCGAGACTATCCGACATTGCCGGACTTCCTTCGCGGACTGAAACGGACAAATCGACGGCTAGTCGATCCTTCATTACCGGCGACTTCTTCAACTGCGGACAG ACAGTGGACGATATTTACCAAGCGGCTGAACATTTGATTTTACCGCCTGCCCGTCGCGATGTTTATTTATCCTCAGACCAGCCGTCTGCCGTCCAGTACGAGACTGGACCGCTGATTCAAAGACAAGGATCGTTGGCCGAGGATGTAGAAGAAATCCCGATCGTCGAAGACTTTTGGGGCGCAGTGCCTGACTACTGA
- the LOC116932880 gene encoding mitoguardin, giving the protein MVLNFAYSTRPTLTWGSFAIRLPYLKVTGLSLSKPQKVVIISLTVGVGLVAFLSRYLRRRKRTRPAQPSRLDAATLNRRLRSGFRSPNGDFLSEFQSTSPVPQRIHRTRSASVNSDRYSVSEGADAKSTPQLLGTMGVESLETAINYWEDALAAYQSTSAGSGAALLTAEEVEFCRSLERVLKAAYVLQDETEHLFLHEHSVLFQTESTANVGYASGSQTPYSRTSYSFTSADSFVSAMSDEVADLEDFADLPVDDSLPSLYQGSMKQLDESGIPCRVLRTELTGCQSDIEYLCKLHCIRLACQGVFHLAGSDQWFISAGRSLLNELLTLADKDPRDVLDAYDAMMVFVQDQSQRFKMAAEMEHRGVKAVTFFDVVLDFILMDAFEDLTDPPSSVLAVINNRWLSNGFKEGALATAVWSVLKAKRRKLLYQDGFISHFYGIMEHLSPVLAWGFLGPDSDLKKACFIFKDHVEGYLRDIFDFERVRYLTVEEMAEDVWALAKERREAISRQMPTRR; this is encoded by the exons ATG GTGCTGAATTTTGCATACAGTACCAGGCCAACTTTAACATGGGGATCATTTGCCATCAGGTTACCATATTTGAAAGTAACTGGACTATCTCTTTCCAAACCACAAAAG GTGGTTATCATATCATTGACAGTGGGTGTTGGTCTGGTGGCTTTCCTCTCTCGTTACTTgagaaggagaaaaaggaCACGCCCTGCCCAGCCTTCTAGACTAGATGCTGCTACATTAAATCGCAGACTGCGCTCTGGATTCAGAAGTCCCAATGGAG ACTTCCTCTCCGAATTTCAAAGCACCAGCCCTGTTCCCCAGAGAATACATCGAACGAGATCTGCATCGGTAAACAGTGACCGCTACTCTGTCTCTGAAGGGGCCGACGCCAAATCAACCCCTCAACTCCTAGGAACAATGG GGGTCGAATCACTGGAGACGGCCATTAATTACTGGGAAGATGCGCTGGCCGCTTATCAGTCGACCAGCGCAGGATCTGGCGCCGCGCTGCTGACGGCCGAAGAAGTCGAATTCTGCCGCAGTTTGGAACGCGTTCTCAAG GCCGCCTACGTCCTCCAGGATGAGACGGAACACCTTTTCCTTCACGAGCATTCCGTCCTGTTCCAAACAGAAAGCACTGCCAATGTGGGCTACGCTTCCGGTTCTCAGACGCCGTACTCGCGCACGTCTTACAGTTTCACGTCGGCCGATTCTTTCGTTTCGGCGATGAGCGACGAAGTGGCCGATTTGGAAGATTTCGCCGACCTGCCCGTGGACGACAGTCTGCCCAGTCTGTACCAAGGCTCGATGAAGCAGCTGGACGAGAGCGGAATCCCCTGTCGAGTGCTGCGCACCGAACTGACGGGCTGTCAGAGCGACATCGAATACCTGTGCAAATTGCATTGCATCCGGCTGGCCTGTCAGGGCGTGTTCCACTTGGCCGGCTCGGACCAGTGGTTCATCTCGGCCGGCCGTTCCTTGTTGAACGAGCTGCTGACGCTGGCCGATAAGGATCCTCGAGATGTCCTTGATGCCTACGACGCCATGATGGTGTTTGTCCAGGATCAGAGCCAGCGattcaaaatggccgccgaaATGGAACACAGAGGCGTCAAGGCCGTCACCTTCTTCGATGTCGTTTTGGATTTCATCCTCATGGACGCCTTCGAGGACCTGACGGACCCGCCCTCTTCCGTCCTGGCTGTCATCAATAACCGATGGCTCAGCAACGGCTTCAAAGAAGGC GCATTGGCGACAGCAGTTTGGAGCGTTTTGAAGGCCAAACGGCGGAAGCTGCTCTACCAGGATGGCTTCATTTCACATTTTTACGGTATCATGGAACACTTGAGCCCCGTTTTAGCATGGGGCTTCCTAGGACCGGATTCTGATCTTAAAAAAGcctgtttcattttcaaa GATCACGTCGAAGGATATCTGCGGGATATTTTTGATTTCGAACGTGTTCGCTATCTGACCGTCGAAGAAATGGCCGAAGATGTTTGGGCGCTCGCTAAAGAACGTCGCGAAGCCATTAGTCGGCAAATGCCCACACGCAGATGA
- the LOC116932882 gene encoding uncharacterized protein LOC116932882 isoform X1, translating to MAGTAEIHPAVALDLPTWGHVAAQESGQSTMIRIKTVDDLAVKTFSAGTAALQVNLGKGLLGSSFDLHTIQDPEEKEVARRRFDCRKHLLNMRARNAEMADPESNGRTVMQQEDLQEWLDNLHLKLKQACSGVSTPSPATAPASSSQRPSRPSRRSVASIAVAATAQSKKGFNLPTPLLLSTLSPPPMSTLAPPPSPVSTSSGDPSIIHKFKAASGAVSHQHIVRPRSINGLADQGAAALTDGQYIERLQLALQQASVSSLQERLAERKVQSVMQLPSTSGSVRPKTTSHVKSPTKTRRHISPSKVSHRPKHQQHIIRPAKLKSTSSSLPASSPVPAAQSVPPLSTKSGKNGGGKGKTGRSSHRRADDVSSDSVALSNSISPSSDVMTTSRGHHIPRLSDIAGLPSRTETDKSTASRSFITGDFFNCGQTVDDIYQAAEHLILPPARRDVYLSSDQPSAVQYETGPLIQRQGSLAEDVEEIPIVEDFWGAVPDY from the exons ATGGCTGGAACAGCCGAAATTCATCCGGCAGTTGCGCTCGACCTTCCGACGTGGGGACATGTTGCAGCCCAGGAGTCAGGGCAATCGACCATGATTAGGATAAAGA CAGTTGACGACTTGGCAGTCAAGACATTCAGCGCTGGAACAGCTGCCCTGCAAGTCAATTTGGGGAAAGGTCTACTCGGCTCGTCATTTGATTTGCACACGATACAAGATCCAGAGGAAAAGGAAGTGGCCCGACGTCGCTTCGACTGCCGCAAACATTTGCTCAACATGAGAGCGCGTAATGCCGAAATGGCGGACCCGGAATCGAACGGAAGGACCGTCATGCAGCAGGAAGATTTACAG GAATGGCTGGATAACCtccatttgaaattgaaacaaGCTTGTTCCGGCGTTTCCACGCCGAGTCCAGCCACGGCTCCGGCCAGTTCGAGCCAAAGGCCGAGCCGTCCGTCTCGACGATCGGTCGCATCCATCGCTGTGGCCGCCACTGCCCAATCGAAAAAGGGATTCAATCTGCCTACTCCCCTTCTGCTTTCAACGCTTTCACCTCCCCCGATGTCCACTCTTGCGCCGCCTCCTTCTCCCGTGTCCACCAGCAGCGGCGATCCGTCCATCATCCA taAATTTAAAGCGGCCAGTGGAGCTGTTAGTCACCAGCACATCGTCCGGCCGCGTTCCATCAACGGATTGGCTGACCAGGGAGCGGCGGCTCTGACCGACGGCCAATACATAGAACGATTACAACTGGCGCTGCAGCAAGCGTCCGTCTCGTCGCTTCAGGAAAGGCTGGCCGAGCGTAAAGTCCAGTCTGTCATGCAACTGCCG TCAACTAGCGGCTCTGTCCGGCCGAAAACGACGTCTCATGTCAAATCACCAACCAAAACGAGGCGACACATTTCGCCGAGCAAAGTGTCTCATCGGCCGAAACATCAGCAGCACATCATAAGGCCGGCCAAATTGAAGAGCACATCGTCCAGCTTACCGGCGAGTAGTCCCGTTCCGGCCGCGCAATCCGTGCCTCCGCTTTCAACGAAATCCGGCAAAAATGGCGGTGGTAAAGGGAAAACGGGCCGTTCCAGTCACCGTCGAGCAGACGACGTATCGTCCGACAGCGTCGCTTTATCCAATTCAATATCGCCGTCTTCCGATGTGATGACCACGTCGCGAGGTCATCACATTCCGAGACTATCCGACATTGCCGGACTTCCTTCGCGGACTGAAACGGACAAATCGACGGCTAGTCGATCCTTCATTACCGGCGACTTCTTCAACTGCGGACAG ACAGTGGACGATATTTACCAAGCGGCTGAACATTTGATTTTACCGCCTGCCCGTCGCGATGTTTATTTATCCTCAGACCAGCCGTCTGCCGTCCAGTACGAGACTGGACCGCTGATTCAAAGACAAGGATCGTTGGCCGAGGATGTAGAAGAAATCCCGATCGTCGAAGACTTTTGGGGCGCAGTGCCTGACTACTGA
- the LOC116932882 gene encoding uncharacterized protein LOC116932882 isoform X3, with protein MSGRDHIAIPTQRLKYTLHEFDAVDDLAVKTFSAGTAALQVNLGKGLLGSSFDLHTIQDPEEKEVARRRFDCRKHLLNMRARNAEMADPESNGRTVMQQEDLQEWLDNLHLKLKQACSGVSTPSPATAPASSSQRPSRPSRRSVASIAVAATAQSKKGFNLPTPLLLSTLSPPPMSTLAPPPSPVSTSSGDPSIIHKFKAASGAVSHQHIVRPRSINGLADQGAAALTDGQYIERLQLALQQASVSSLQERLAERKVQSVMQLPSTSGSVRPKTTSHVKSPTKTRRHISPSKVSHRPKHQQHIIRPAKLKSTSSSLPASSPVPAAQSVPPLSTKSGKNGGGKGKTGRSSHRRADDVSSDSVALSNSISPSSDVMTTSRGHHIPRLSDIAGLPSRTETDKSTASRSFITGDFFNCGQTVDDIYQAAEHLILPPARRDVYLSSDQPSAVQYETGPLIQRQGSLAEDVEEIPIVEDFWGAVPDY; from the exons ATGAGTGGTCGTGATCATATTGCCATCCCGACTCAGCGATTGAAATACACATTGCACGAGTTTGACG CAGTTGACGACTTGGCAGTCAAGACATTCAGCGCTGGAACAGCTGCCCTGCAAGTCAATTTGGGGAAAGGTCTACTCGGCTCGTCATTTGATTTGCACACGATACAAGATCCAGAGGAAAAGGAAGTGGCCCGACGTCGCTTCGACTGCCGCAAACATTTGCTCAACATGAGAGCGCGTAATGCCGAAATGGCGGACCCGGAATCGAACGGAAGGACCGTCATGCAGCAGGAAGATTTACAG GAATGGCTGGATAACCtccatttgaaattgaaacaaGCTTGTTCCGGCGTTTCCACGCCGAGTCCAGCCACGGCTCCGGCCAGTTCGAGCCAAAGGCCGAGCCGTCCGTCTCGACGATCGGTCGCATCCATCGCTGTGGCCGCCACTGCCCAATCGAAAAAGGGATTCAATCTGCCTACTCCCCTTCTGCTTTCAACGCTTTCACCTCCCCCGATGTCCACTCTTGCGCCGCCTCCTTCTCCCGTGTCCACCAGCAGCGGCGATCCGTCCATCATCCA taAATTTAAAGCGGCCAGTGGAGCTGTTAGTCACCAGCACATCGTCCGGCCGCGTTCCATCAACGGATTGGCTGACCAGGGAGCGGCGGCTCTGACCGACGGCCAATACATAGAACGATTACAACTGGCGCTGCAGCAAGCGTCCGTCTCGTCGCTTCAGGAAAGGCTGGCCGAGCGTAAAGTCCAGTCTGTCATGCAACTGCCG TCAACTAGCGGCTCTGTCCGGCCGAAAACGACGTCTCATGTCAAATCACCAACCAAAACGAGGCGACACATTTCGCCGAGCAAAGTGTCTCATCGGCCGAAACATCAGCAGCACATCATAAGGCCGGCCAAATTGAAGAGCACATCGTCCAGCTTACCGGCGAGTAGTCCCGTTCCGGCCGCGCAATCCGTGCCTCCGCTTTCAACGAAATCCGGCAAAAATGGCGGTGGTAAAGGGAAAACGGGCCGTTCCAGTCACCGTCGAGCAGACGACGTATCGTCCGACAGCGTCGCTTTATCCAATTCAATATCGCCGTCTTCCGATGTGATGACCACGTCGCGAGGTCATCACATTCCGAGACTATCCGACATTGCCGGACTTCCTTCGCGGACTGAAACGGACAAATCGACGGCTAGTCGATCCTTCATTACCGGCGACTTCTTCAACTGCGGACAG ACAGTGGACGATATTTACCAAGCGGCTGAACATTTGATTTTACCGCCTGCCCGTCGCGATGTTTATTTATCCTCAGACCAGCCGTCTGCCGTCCAGTACGAGACTGGACCGCTGATTCAAAGACAAGGATCGTTGGCCGAGGATGTAGAAGAAATCCCGATCGTCGAAGACTTTTGGGGCGCAGTGCCTGACTACTGA